GCATGCGTGATCTCAGTTGTCTATGTAAATAGGCACCTCGGGTATGAATCCTTTTCTACTCTCATTCTTGTTCATTCTTCTCTTACTGATTTAGGCATCAAGGTGTTTGCGCACCACAAGTCCCACATCGACATTGGGTGGTTAACCAACATGAAAAATGCTTATATAATAGGTCACTCCCTTATAAACCGATTTTTAAAAGGATCTTTCGGATGTCTTTAGTGCACTTTAACAACAGACGCTAAACTCTGCCGCGGGATATCAAGATCTGAATCAGATCTCTGTCTCGGAACCAAATCTCAGCCAACGAAACTCACTTTATCTCTGACCCAAAGtttccaattaaaataaaattgaattacttCCAAGTATAGGATATCCATTCATGTCTTTGTTGGCTGAGGAGAGGCAAAGAAGGAGAAGCGAAGCAAAATCCTATCCCATTCCCACTGCTTGCTCTGCACCTTCGTGCTCTCTCTCACCATCAGAGGGAGGCAGAAAGCAATCCATAGACAACCCAACAATGTTAAAATCAACCTCTTCAATCGTCCATGTTTCCTCAATCATATGTTTGTGATTATGCGCCGCACCGTACCTATAAAGCGTGGCAATTGTCCTCCCACCATGCGCTATGTTAATGCCATCTATGTATCTATAATCATCAATCATGGACTCGATGCTTGTTTCCCAAAACACTGACTCTTTTCCTTTAACGGCCTTCATTTTCACCAACTTTGTGTCCTCAAACTTCACCAGTAGCCCCGTGCGTTGGCTGAAGTAACCCAGCATTGTGTGCATTACGATTTCAGTATTGGACATGCTTTGTGCTTGCAGAATGTGTTGATCCGTTTGTAACCTGAGCATGAAGCAAACCTCGTTGTTAATGTTGTTCTCTCCTACACATTCTGCGTCTAGGAACAAGTTAGCCGTGCACCTTGGGTCCAGTCCCTGATAATAGTAACAACCACtcatgattaattttttgattaattataagTGAATATTTCATTCTAACTATGGTTATATTATGTATATAActtcatttttgtttcaatgttaCTTATTATAAGATTTCATATCATTTTTCTggacaaagaaaatattttagtctttactttaaatagtcactttttaaCTTGGGAGAAAATGAAAAGggtcttcttaaatattaaaaaaaaatcacacacaagtttaatattaatatctaaattaattaattaatttgatatgtataatttaatcaattataaatagaaatgaaaagaaTGTTATTTACCTGAAAGAAGCGGCGGAGGGGTCTGGGAGGACCTTTGTTAGCATGGAAAGGTTGAGAAGAAGAATGGTTCCAAGCTAGCTTTCCATTACTGCCAGCACTGACCTTGAAACCGGAAACGACCAATTCCAAACACCATAAATCAGGGTTCTTCTGCCATAATACAAAGCCTCCCACTTCAGTTTTGCCTCTTGATTGAACGCTTTCTTCGTATCCATCACCTTGACGACGCACCTCCGATCCACATATTCTCACTTGTCCCATAGCATACATGCTTTCCAGTGAATTCAACGCAGCTACTCC
This region of Glycine max cultivar Williams 82 chromosome 7, Glycine_max_v4.0, whole genome shotgun sequence genomic DNA includes:
- the LOC100817578 gene encoding uncharacterized protein; this translates as MGACMQRDSSAKYIVQQYVAATGGVAALNSLESMYAMGQVRICGSEVRRQGDGYEESVQSRGKTEVGGFVLWQKNPDLWCLELVVSGFKVSAGSNGKLAWNHSSSQPFHANKGPPRPLRRFFQGLDPRCTANLFLDAECVGENNINNEVCFMLRLQTDQHILQAQSMSNTEIVMHTMLGYFSQRTGLLVKFEDTKLVKMKAVKGKESVFWETSIESMIDDYRYIDGINIAHGGRTIATLYRYGAAHNHKHMIEETWTIEEVDFNIVGLSMDCFLPPSDGEREHEGAEQAVGMG